One genomic segment of Culturomica massiliensis includes these proteins:
- the lpdA gene encoding dihydrolipoyl dehydrogenase has protein sequence MNYDLIVIGSGPGGYVAAIRGAQLGMNVAVIEKAEIGGICLNWGCIPTKSLLKSAQVLDYARHAEDYGVKIENTQPDFGAIIARSRGVAEKMSKGIQYLFKKNNITVIEGQGKLTADKKVEVTANDGAKQIYEAKHIILATGARSRQLPAIPQDGKRIIGYRQALTLDHLPASMLVVGSGAIGSELAWFYNAMGTKVTLVEFMPNVLPIEDEEVSKQIGRSFKKAGIEVMVKSSVESVDNSGELLKVNIRNKKGDIEVREAEIVLSAVGIAPNIENIGLEELGVETEKGKIKVDDYYRTNIAGVYAIGDIVHGPALAHVASAEAICCVEKIAGLETESIDYGNIPGCTYTTPEVASVGLTEAKALEAGYELRIGKFPFTASGKASSAGANDGFVKLIFNAKDNTLLGAHMVGANVTEMIAELVLARKAKVSAHQLIKTVHPHPTMSEAVMEAAAAAYDEVIHL, from the coding sequence TCGTCATCGGAAGTGGTCCTGGCGGATATGTAGCAGCAATCCGGGGAGCCCAGTTAGGGATGAATGTTGCTGTAATCGAAAAAGCCGAGATCGGAGGTATATGCCTGAATTGGGGATGTATTCCGACCAAATCCCTTCTAAAATCGGCACAAGTACTCGATTATGCCCGTCATGCAGAAGACTACGGCGTGAAAATAGAAAATACGCAACCGGATTTCGGTGCCATTATAGCCCGTAGCCGGGGTGTTGCGGAAAAAATGAGTAAAGGCATTCAATATCTTTTCAAAAAAAACAACATCACCGTTATTGAAGGACAAGGAAAATTAACGGCAGATAAAAAAGTAGAAGTAACGGCAAACGACGGTGCAAAACAAATCTACGAAGCCAAACATATTATCCTCGCTACAGGAGCACGCTCCCGCCAGCTTCCGGCTATTCCGCAAGACGGCAAGCGCATCATCGGCTATCGGCAGGCTCTTACCCTGGATCATTTGCCGGCTTCCATGCTGGTTGTCGGTTCCGGAGCCATCGGTTCTGAATTGGCCTGGTTTTACAATGCAATGGGTACAAAAGTTACTTTAGTCGAATTTATGCCCAACGTATTACCGATAGAAGACGAAGAAGTATCGAAACAGATCGGACGTTCCTTCAAAAAAGCCGGTATCGAAGTCATGGTGAAATCATCTGTCGAAAGCGTCGATAACAGTGGCGAATTATTAAAAGTAAACATTCGCAACAAAAAAGGAGATATAGAAGTCCGGGAGGCCGAAATCGTATTGTCTGCCGTAGGTATTGCGCCTAATATTGAAAATATCGGTCTGGAAGAATTGGGTGTCGAAACGGAAAAAGGCAAAATCAAAGTCGACGATTACTATCGCACCAACATCGCCGGAGTCTATGCCATCGGAGACATTGTCCACGGACCTGCTTTGGCCCACGTAGCTTCAGCAGAAGCCATTTGCTGCGTTGAGAAAATTGCCGGCCTGGAAACCGAATCTATCGATTACGGCAACATCCCCGGATGTACTTATACAACCCCGGAAGTCGCTTCCGTCGGTCTGACCGAAGCCAAAGCCCTGGAAGCCGGCTATGAGTTACGCATCGGAAAATTTCCTTTCACAGCTTCAGGTAAAGCAAGTTCAGCAGGAGCCAATGACGGATTCGTCAAACTGATCTTTAATGCAAAAGACAATACCTTATTGGGTGCCCATATGGTCGGTGCCAATGTAACGGAAATGATAGCAGAACTGGTATTGGCCCGTAAAGCAAAAGTCTCCGCACATCAATTGATTAAAACGGTACATCCTCACCCGACAATGAGCGAAGCCGTTATGGAAGCTGCCGCTGCCGCTTATGACGAAGTAATACATCTATAA
- a CDS encoding aminopeptidase C, translated as MKKTLLIAALSLSCSGIFAQAIEGKDLQEIQASFKKDTPTRALQNILTADKNLKGNALNRELQGKIDHFFKYRVNVKGITDQHSSGRCWMFTSMNVLRPEVMQKYNLDKFDFSHNYTYFWDIFEKSNLFLENIISTAGKDMEDREVCEYFKSPVGDGGVWNLYYNVAQKYGVVPQEVMPETAHSDNTSQMVNIINEKLRLGGYELREMAAAGKSVKELRNTKKEVLKDVYRILALCLGEPPHSFTWRFKDKDGNIKELANYTPMQFYKEITPADYNPDNYIMIMNDPTREYYKIYEIQNYRNAQEGINWTYLNLPNEDIKKAALASIKNNEAMYASCDVGKQHQRETGILDPEMYDYESLLGVKLKMDKKARILTRQSGSSHAMTLIGCDTDANDQPVKWEFENSWGSASGNHGYLTFTDDWFDDYMFRIVIHRKFLDAKAIEALKQKPVQLPVWDYMF; from the coding sequence ATGAAAAAGACTTTATTAATTGCAGCCTTAAGCCTTAGTTGTTCCGGAATTTTCGCCCAAGCAATCGAAGGCAAGGATTTGCAGGAAATTCAAGCCTCGTTTAAAAAAGATACTCCTACGCGCGCTTTACAAAACATCCTTACAGCAGATAAAAATCTGAAAGGGAATGCACTTAACCGTGAACTGCAAGGTAAAATCGACCATTTTTTCAAATACCGTGTAAATGTCAAAGGAATTACGGATCAGCACAGCTCCGGACGCTGCTGGATGTTCACTTCCATGAACGTACTCCGCCCGGAAGTTATGCAGAAATACAACCTGGACAAATTCGATTTTTCCCACAACTATACCTACTTCTGGGATATTTTTGAGAAATCAAACCTATTCCTTGAAAACATCATCTCCACAGCCGGAAAAGACATGGAAGACCGGGAAGTATGCGAATATTTCAAATCTCCGGTCGGTGACGGAGGCGTATGGAACTTGTATTACAATGTAGCCCAAAAATACGGTGTCGTACCCCAGGAAGTCATGCCGGAAACCGCACATTCAGACAATACTTCGCAAATGGTGAACATCATCAATGAAAAATTACGATTGGGAGGGTATGAGTTACGGGAAATGGCTGCTGCCGGCAAATCGGTAAAAGAACTGCGGAACACAAAAAAGGAAGTACTGAAAGATGTCTATCGGATACTGGCTCTTTGCCTGGGAGAACCGCCTCATTCCTTTACCTGGAGATTCAAAGACAAAGACGGGAATATCAAAGAATTGGCGAATTACACTCCCATGCAATTCTACAAAGAAATCACTCCCGCTGATTATAACCCGGATAATTACATCATGATTATGAATGATCCGACCCGGGAATATTACAAGATATATGAAATACAAAATTACCGGAATGCCCAGGAAGGCATTAACTGGACTTACCTGAACCTTCCGAACGAAGATATCAAAAAAGCAGCCCTGGCTTCCATAAAAAACAATGAAGCAATGTATGCTTCTTGCGATGTCGGGAAACAACACCAACGGGAAACAGGTATACTCGATCCTGAAATGTACGATTACGAATCCTTACTGGGCGTAAAACTCAAAATGGATAAGAAAGCACGTATACTTACCCGTCAAAGCGGCTCTTCACATGCCATGACATTGATCGGATGTGATACAGATGCAAATGATCAGCCCGTAAAATGGGAATTTGAAAACAGTTGGGGAAGTGCAAGCGGTAACCACGGTTATCTGACCTTCACAGACGACTGGTTCGATGATTATATGTTCCGTATCGTTATCCACCGGAAATTCTTAGATGCCAAAGCCATAGAAGCTCTCAAACAAAAACCGGTGCAATTGCCCGTGTGGGATTATATGTTTTAA
- the ispF gene encoding 2-C-methyl-D-erythritol 2,4-cyclodiphosphate synthase: MKIRTGIGFDVHRLEAGLPLWLGGVLVPHEKGCIAHSDGDVLIHAICDALLGAAGMGDIGYHFPDTALEFKGIDSKLLLKRTVELIRKQGYEIGNVDSVICMQRPKLRPFIEDMQHTLAAVMQVAPEDVSVKATTTEKLGFEGREEGVSAYATVLLTKEG, encoded by the coding sequence ATGAAAATCAGAACAGGAATCGGTTTTGACGTACATCGCTTGGAAGCGGGCTTACCCTTATGGCTCGGAGGCGTGTTGGTGCCACATGAGAAAGGCTGTATCGCTCATTCGGACGGAGATGTGTTGATACATGCAATTTGCGATGCCTTGCTGGGGGCTGCCGGCATGGGAGATATCGGTTATCATTTCCCGGATACAGCCCTTGAATTTAAAGGTATCGACAGCAAGTTGCTTTTGAAGCGAACGGTGGAACTGATAAGGAAACAAGGGTATGAGATCGGTAATGTAGATAGTGTGATTTGTATGCAGCGTCCGAAATTACGTCCTTTTATTGAAGATATGCAACACACTTTGGCTGCTGTTATGCAAGTAGCTCCCGAAGATGTGTCTGTAAAAGCAACGACAACGGAAAAGCTCGGCTTTGAAGGGAGGGAGGAAGGTGTATCGGCTTATGCAACGGTTTTGTTGACGAAGGAAGGTTGA
- a CDS encoding SUMF1/EgtB/PvdO family nonheme iron enzyme, with amino-acid sequence MKKHGFLVLGMCCVMLFSASSCQKVKKLFGGGQKSSTTGWTYNDKKNGGMEYKKVKNQKTGPGLVYIPGGTFVMGRTQEDVMGDWNNPQRRVTIESFYMDEHEVRNIDWLEYLTWLRRVYVSYPEVYKKALPDTLVWREQLAYNEPMVSNYLRFPAYAEYPVVGVNWEQATEYCVWRTDRVNEQLLIDKKVLAHDPDNQRDENNFNTEAYLNGQYVGTVKKNIKGLGKERRPVKWEDGILLPEYRLPTEAEWEYAAYALVGNTHDERISNSRIYPWDGSWVRYAEKKHRGRMMANFVRGKGDYMGVAGDANDGFAMTAPVKSFWPNDFGLYDMAGNVNEWVSDVYRPLSFQDMAEFNPYRGNVFKTLVTDEEGNIAQKDSLGHMRYRVQTDAELANRENYRTADNRNYKDGDIQSRISSDIDWKAQDNKGTKDMYYVSNEETTTMIDDEARIYKGGSFKDRAYWQNPGTRRYLNQKKSTNDIGFRCAMSQIGGGKVKKR; translated from the coding sequence ATGAAAAAACATGGTTTTTTAGTTTTGGGAATGTGTTGTGTGATGCTTTTCTCGGCAAGTTCTTGCCAAAAAGTAAAAAAACTTTTCGGAGGAGGCCAAAAATCTTCTACTACCGGTTGGACTTACAATGATAAGAAAAATGGGGGTATGGAATATAAAAAAGTGAAGAATCAAAAGACAGGCCCGGGACTTGTATATATCCCCGGAGGTACCTTTGTGATGGGACGGACACAGGAAGATGTTATGGGAGACTGGAATAACCCACAGCGGCGGGTCACAATCGAATCTTTCTATATGGATGAACATGAGGTGCGGAATATCGACTGGCTGGAATACCTCACTTGGTTGCGACGTGTATACGTCAGTTATCCCGAAGTGTATAAAAAAGCGTTACCCGACACACTGGTATGGCGCGAGCAATTAGCTTATAATGAACCGATGGTCAGCAACTACCTTCGATTCCCCGCTTATGCCGAATACCCGGTAGTCGGTGTAAACTGGGAGCAAGCTACGGAATATTGCGTGTGGAGAACCGACCGTGTAAACGAACAGTTATTGATTGACAAAAAGGTGCTGGCACACGATCCGGACAATCAGAGAGACGAAAACAACTTCAATACAGAAGCTTACCTGAACGGACAATATGTAGGGACGGTAAAAAAGAATATCAAAGGATTAGGCAAAGAAAGAAGACCTGTCAAATGGGAAGACGGGATTTTACTGCCGGAATACCGTTTGCCGACAGAGGCTGAATGGGAATATGCAGCCTACGCTTTAGTCGGAAATACACACGACGAGCGCATCAGCAACTCCCGCATTTATCCGTGGGACGGCTCCTGGGTCAGATATGCTGAGAAAAAGCACAGAGGCCGGATGATGGCAAACTTTGTCAGAGGTAAAGGGGACTATATGGGGGTTGCCGGAGACGCGAATGACGGTTTTGCCATGACAGCTCCCGTCAAAAGTTTCTGGCCGAACGATTTCGGACTGTACGACATGGCCGGCAATGTAAACGAATGGGTTTCGGACGTTTATCGTCCTTTATCCTTCCAGGATATGGCAGAATTCAATCCTTATCGCGGGAATGTCTTCAAGACGCTCGTAACCGACGAAGAAGGCAACATCGCCCAGAAAGACAGCCTGGGACACATGCGTTACCGTGTTCAAACCGACGCAGAACTGGCAAATAGAGAAAACTATCGTACTGCCGATAACCGGAACTACAAAGACGGTGATATCCAATCCCGGATTTCTTCGGACATCGACTGGAAAGCACAGGACAACAAAGGCACAAAAGATATGTACTATGTTTCCAACGAAGAAACGACAACCATGATCGATGATGAAGCCCGGATATATAAAGGGGGCTCATTCAAAGACAGGGCTTATTGGCAAAATCCGGGAACAAGACGTTATCTGAATCAGAAAAAATCGACCAACGATATCGGCTTCCGGTGTGCAATGAGTCAAATTGGCGGCGGGAAAGTCAAAAAGAGATAA
- a CDS encoding UDP-N-acetylmuramoyl-tripeptide--D-alanyl-D-alanine ligase — protein sequence MTTNIASLYETYIRGHRVTTDSRNIQPGDVFIALRGDNFNGNKFAQQALSQGAATAIIDDPEFDNGEGYILVENTLTFLQETAAYHRHRLGIPILGITGTNGKTTTKELCYAVLSRRFKTVATQGNLNNHIGVPLTLLSMDETTEFGIVEMGANHPGEIKILCDIADPDFGVITNIGQAHLEGFGSYENIISTKKQLYDHIFRKKGKVFVNAKDPLLMELSRDHNRILYGKAEAYLKGELLQSIPYMVYELKTLKGNLCIRTKLTGGYNFDNAMAASCIGTYFDVPAVSIQHAIEDYRPSNLRSQLIKTAHNTIILDAYNANPSSMAVALANFAEMSAPHKTVVLGEMRELGQVSEEAHRKIIDILQENHFNTAFLVGNNFEHCSNNLNFIRYFKDTDALIVFLKNHPLQGSCILVKGSRGNQLERIVEYL from the coding sequence ATGACTACAAACATCGCCTCTCTATACGAAACTTACATCCGGGGACACCGGGTAACAACCGACTCCCGGAATATCCAACCGGGGGATGTTTTTATCGCCCTGCGCGGAGACAATTTCAACGGTAATAAATTTGCACAACAGGCACTGTCCCAGGGGGCTGCTACGGCAATTATCGACGATCCGGAATTCGACAACGGAGAAGGATACATTCTAGTGGAAAATACGCTAACCTTCCTGCAGGAAACCGCTGCCTATCACCGCCACCGGTTGGGAATTCCGATACTGGGAATAACCGGGACGAACGGTAAAACAACAACGAAAGAACTGTGTTATGCCGTACTTTCACGCCGTTTTAAAACCGTCGCAACCCAAGGCAATTTAAACAATCATATCGGAGTGCCTCTCACCTTGTTGAGTATGGATGAAACCACAGAATTCGGAATCGTAGAAATGGGCGCGAACCACCCCGGTGAAATAAAAATATTATGTGATATTGCAGACCCGGACTTCGGCGTGATCACCAATATAGGCCAGGCTCATTTAGAAGGATTCGGCAGTTACGAAAATATCATATCTACTAAGAAGCAACTCTACGATCATATCTTCCGGAAAAAAGGAAAAGTATTCGTCAATGCGAAAGACCCTCTTCTTATGGAATTATCCCGGGATCACAACCGGATTTTATACGGTAAAGCAGAAGCCTACCTGAAAGGCGAGCTACTTCAGTCAATCCCTTATATGGTATATGAACTGAAAACCTTAAAAGGAAACCTTTGTATCCGGACCAAGCTGACAGGCGGTTATAATTTCGACAATGCTATGGCAGCTTCCTGTATCGGGACTTACTTCGATGTACCGGCCGTTTCCATCCAACATGCAATCGAAGATTACCGTCCGTCAAACCTCAGGTCGCAACTGATAAAAACAGCTCATAATACCATCATTTTAGATGCTTACAACGCCAATCCCAGCAGTATGGCGGTAGCTTTAGCCAATTTTGCCGAAATGTCGGCTCCCCACAAAACCGTCGTATTGGGCGAAATGCGTGAACTGGGACAGGTCAGCGAAGAAGCTCACCGAAAAATTATCGATATATTACAGGAAAATCATTTCAATACGGCTTTTCTCGTCGGGAATAATTTTGAACATTGTTCCAATAACCTTAACTTTATCCGTTATTTCAAAGATACCGATGCCTTAATCGTGTTTCTGAAAAATCACCCGCTTCAAGGTTCTTGTATACTGGTGAAAGGTTCAAGAGGCAACCAATTGGAGCGTATTGTAGAATACTTATAA
- a CDS encoding polyprenol monophosphomannose synthase translates to MNNRVVIIPTYNEKENIENIIRYVVGLTPKFDILIIEDNSPDGTGDIVEKLQQELPQLHMIRRAGKLGLGTAYITGFKWSLAHGYEYIFEMDADFSHNPDDLVKLYEACSTGADMSIGSRYVTGVNVVNWPMGRVLMSYFASKYVRFITGMKVHDATAGFVCYTRKVLESINLDKIRFKGYAFQIEMKFTAWTLGFRLKEVPIIFTDRTLGTSKMSGGIFTEAFLGVITMKIRSLFSKRNKKQQ, encoded by the coding sequence GTGAACAACAGAGTTGTTATCATTCCGACCTATAACGAAAAAGAAAACATCGAAAATATCATCCGGTATGTCGTCGGATTGACTCCGAAATTCGATATTCTGATCATAGAAGACAATTCACCCGACGGGACAGGCGACATTGTCGAAAAACTACAACAAGAGCTCCCCCAGCTTCACATGATCCGGCGGGCAGGTAAATTAGGCTTGGGAACCGCTTACATCACCGGTTTCAAATGGAGTCTGGCACACGGATATGAATACATCTTCGAAATGGATGCCGATTTCTCCCACAATCCGGACGATTTGGTCAAACTATACGAAGCCTGTAGCACGGGAGCAGACATGTCCATCGGTTCCCGCTATGTCACCGGAGTCAATGTTGTCAACTGGCCTATGGGACGTGTTTTAATGTCCTATTTTGCTTCAAAATACGTACGTTTTATCACAGGTATGAAAGTACACGATGCCACAGCCGGTTTTGTTTGCTATACCCGGAAAGTATTGGAAAGCATAAATCTGGATAAAATCCGCTTTAAAGGATACGCTTTTCAGATTGAAATGAAATTTACAGCCTGGACGCTGGGATTCCGCCTGAAAGAAGTACCCATTATTTTCACGGACCGTACTTTGGGAACATCGAAAATGAGCGGAGGTATTTTTACGGAAGCTTTCCTCGGAGTCATTACAATGAAAATACGGAGTCTATTTTCGAAACGGAACAAAAAACAACAATAA